A stretch of the Denticeps clupeoides chromosome 6, fDenClu1.1, whole genome shotgun sequence genome encodes the following:
- the LOC114792349 gene encoding U2 snRNP-associated SURP motif-containing protein isoform X2, with product MADKKGKSVPVKKILTKKEQEEIKKKEEEKAAEVFEEFLASFDSSEKTGVKTFVRGGIVNATKDEQTAELKKNKLYRPASKFNPASQNVSPTPPSEIKKPLVKKKTEEKKKSNLELFKEELKQIQEEREERYKRKKGDPGASYADLDTPLTRRSIFDDDPAVPVTTNLYIGCINPKMNEEMLCKEFGKYGPLASVKIMWPRTDEERTRVTNRGFVAFMTRKDAERALAALDGKVVMGFEMKLGWGKAVRIPPQPLYTPVGVLKMSTPPPPSGLPFNAQPRDRFRNDFTKPWSRSKEEFDKTLSEAVVKVVIPTERHLLGLIHRMIEFVVREGPMFEAIIMSKEKNNPEFRFLFDNKSQEHVYYRWKLYSILQGDSPSEWRTTDFRMFRAGSIWRPPLLNPYLHGDEEGGEEESSMTPEEELKKGQLKTEHREKLETLLRSLTPRRDEIGDAMLFCLERAEAAEEVVSCITESLSILQTPLQKKVARLYLVSDILYNSCAKVANASYYRKYFESKLPQIFADISESYRNIQARLQAEQFKQKIMGCFRAWEDWAVYPESYLIQLQNIFLGLVKPGEEVTEVKSPDLDGAPLDGTTMDGLPLDGTLLDGAPLDGAPLDDLDGSPMLWDPSSLDGVAVDDIDGVPLGSSIDDIDGVPLEDASDKSRNLPHTRVALSKWERVDEGEPLKANTESKWDVAERDSEEDMNASRDAKNGEDSDDDSSDDSSSPSKFEGADFKSSVTSFELSESKRSQLRELEVSCTSILPSKVKVMKFQDELESGKRARKSEMTVQQQVQHYRNKLLQKEFDKDEQEKRDKTHQKQKERPKKEERMVWSEDRSKTREKDRKKRSPDREKNRDSRERTKSRSPKKSKRSRSPSPSKKSWRSSSRSPHRSHKKAKKSKH from the exons ATGGCAGACAAAAAAGGGAAATCTGTGCCTGTGAAGAAAATATTAACTAAAAAGGAACAAGAAGAGATCAAGAAgaag GAAGAAGAAAAGGCAGCTGAGGTTTTTGAAGAATTTTTAGCATCCTTTGACAGTAGTGAGAAGACTGGTGTAAAGACATTTGTACGTGGAGGCATTGTGAATGCAACTAAag ATGAACAAACTGCTGAACTGAAGAAGAACAAGCTCTACAGGCCGGCCTCCAAATTTAACCCAGCGTCTCAGAATGTTTCACCAACACCGCCTTCAGAAATCAAAAAGCCT CTtgtcaaaaagaaaacagaggagaagaagaagagcaatcTTGAGCTATTTAAGGAAGAACTAAAgca AATACAGGAGGAACGTGAGGAGAGATATAAAAGGAAGAAAGGTGACCCAGGAGCTAGTTACGCTGACCTGGACACACCTCTGACGCGGCGATCAA TATTTGACGATGACCCTGCCGTACCAGTCACCACCAACCTGTACATCGGCTGTATTAATCCAAAG ATGAATGAGGAGATGCTGTGTAAGGAATTTGGGAAATACGGACCGCTAGCCAGCGTGAAGATCATGTGGCCACGCACGGATGAAGAGCGCACACGTGTCACCAACCGGGGATTTGTGGCCTTCATGACACGAAAGGATGCAGAGAGAGCACTGGCAGCACTAGATG GCAAAGTGGTCATGGGCTTTGAGATGAAATTGGGTTGGGGTAAAGCGGTCCGCATCCCCCCTCAACCGCTCTATACACCTGTTGGGGTCTTAAAAATGTCCACTCCGCCCCCTCCCTCAGGCCTACCATTCAATGCTCAACCCAGAGATCGTTTTCGCAATGATTTCACCAAACCATGGAGTCGTTCAAAGGAGGAATTCGATAAG ACTCTGTCGGAAGCCGTAGTCAAAGTGGTAATCCCAACAGAAAg GCACCTCTTAGGCCTGATTCACAGGATGATAGAGTTTGTGGTACGTGAGGGACCCATGTTCGAAGCCATCATCATGAGTAAAGAGAAGAATAACCCAGAGTTCAG GTTCCTTTTTGACAACAAAAGCCAGGAGCATGTGTACTACCGCTGGAAGCTCTACTCCATCCTGCAG GGTGATTCCCCCAGTGAATGGAGGACCACAGATTTCCGCATGTTCCGAGCGGGGTCCATCTGGAGGCCTCCTCTGCTTAATCCCTATCTCCATGGAGACGAGGAGGGAGGTGAGGAAGAATCATCAATGACTCCAGAAGAAGAACTAAAGAAGGGCCAGTTAAAGACTGA GCACAGGGAGAAGCTGGAAACACTGCTACGGAGTCTGACGCCACGCAGAGATGAGATCGGTGATGCCATGCTGTTCTGCCTGGAGAGAGCAGAGGCAGCAGAAGAGGTGGTGAGCTGCATCACAGAGTCACTCTCCATACTGCAGACGCCGCTACAGAAGAAG GTTGCACGATTGTACCTGGTCTCTGACATTCTGTACAACTCCTGTGCCAAAGTTGCCAACGCATCATATTACAGAAAATA CTTCGAATCCAAGTTACCCCAGATATTTGCAGACATTAGTGAATCCTACAGAAACATACAGGCTCGACTGCAAGCTGAACAGTTTAAG CAAAAGATTATGGGATGTTTCCGGGCGTGGGAAGACTGGGCAGTTTACCCAGAATCTTATCTGATCCAGCTGCAAAACATCTTCCTTGGCCTGGTGAAACCAGGAGAGGAGGTGACtgag GTGAAGTCTCCAGATCTAGATGGTGCACCTCTGGATGGAACAACTATGGATGGCCTGCCATTGGATGGAACACTGTTAGATGGTGCACCATTGGACGGGGCACCACTGGATGATCTGGATGGGTCACCGATGCTCTGGGATCCCAGCTCACTGGATGGTGTGGCTGTGGATGACATTGATGGGGTTCCACTTGGCTCCTCAATAGACGACATTGACGGAGTGCCTT TGGAAGATGCCTCTGATAAATCAAGAAATCTCCCTCACACAAGAGTTGCTCTGTCTAAATGGGAAAGAGTAGATGAGGGTGAGCCTTTAAAAG CAAACACTGAATCTAAATGGGATGTGGCAGAGCGGGACTCAGAAGAGGACATGAATGCAAG CAGAGATGCAAAAAATGGTGAAGACTCTGATGACGATAGCAGTGACGACTCATCCAGTCCTTCAAAGTTTGAGGGGGCCGACTTTAAAAGCTCAGTGACCAGCTTTGAGCTCTCTGAGAGCAAGAGGAGCCAGCTAAGGGAGCTGGAGGTGAGCTGCACCTCCATCTTACCATCTAAG GTGAAGGTGATGAAGTTCCAAGATGAGCTGGAATCAGGGAAGAGAGCTCGGAAATCAGAAATGACAGTccagcagcaggtccagcaCTATAGAAACAAGCTTCTGCAGAAG GAATTTGACAAGGATGAGCAGGAAAAGAGGGACAAGACCCACCAGAAACAGAAGGAGCGGCcaaagaaagaggagagaatGGTGTGGTCCGAAGACCGGAGCAAGACGAGGGAGAAGGACAGGAAGAAAAGGAGTCCAGATCGGGAGAAAAACAGGGACTCACGAGAAAG AACAAAGTCCAGATCTCCCAAGAAGTCAAAGCGTTCCCGGTCTCCATCACCCAGCAAGAAGTCTTGGAGGTCATCGTCCCGCTCGCCTCACCGTTCTCACAAGAAAGCTAAGAAGAGTAAACACTGA
- the LOC114792349 gene encoding U2 snRNP-associated SURP motif-containing protein isoform X1 — translation MADKKGKSVPVKKILTKKEQEEIKKKEEEKAAEVFEEFLASFDSSEKTGVKTFVRGGIVNATKDEQTAELKKNKLYRPASKFNPASQNVSPTPPSEIKKPLVKKKTEEKKKSNLELFKEELKQIQEEREERYKRKKGDPGASYADLDTPLTRRSIFDDDPAVPVTTNLYIGCINPKMNEEMLCKEFGKYGPLASVKIMWPRTDEERTRVTNRGFVAFMTRKDAERALAALDGKVVMGFEMKLGWGKAVRIPPQPLYTPVGVLKMSTPPPPSGLPFNAQPRDRFRNDFTKPWSRSKEEFDKTLSEAVVKVVIPTERHLLGLIHRMIEFVVREGPMFEAIIMSKEKNNPEFRFLFDNKSQEHVYYRWKLYSILQGDSPSEWRTTDFRMFRAGSIWRPPLLNPYLHGDEEGGEEESSMTPEEELKKGQLKTEHREKLETLLRSLTPRRDEIGDAMLFCLERAEAAEEVVSCITESLSILQTPLQKKVARLYLVSDILYNSCAKVANASYYRKYFESKLPQIFADISESYRNIQARLQAEQFKQKIMGCFRAWEDWAVYPESYLIQLQNIFLGLVKPGEEVTEVKSPDLDGAPLDGTTMDGLPLDGTLLDGAPLDGAPLDDLDGSPMLWDPSSLDGVAVDDIDGVPLGSSIDDIDGVPLEDASDKSRNLPHTRVALSKWERVDEGEPLKANTESKWDVAERDSEEDMNASSRDAKNGEDSDDDSSDDSSSPSKFEGADFKSSVTSFELSESKRSQLRELEVSCTSILPSKVKVMKFQDELESGKRARKSEMTVQQQVQHYRNKLLQKEFDKDEQEKRDKTHQKQKERPKKEERMVWSEDRSKTREKDRKKRSPDREKNRDSRERTKSRSPKKSKRSRSPSPSKKSWRSSSRSPHRSHKKAKKSKH, via the exons ATGGCAGACAAAAAAGGGAAATCTGTGCCTGTGAAGAAAATATTAACTAAAAAGGAACAAGAAGAGATCAAGAAgaag GAAGAAGAAAAGGCAGCTGAGGTTTTTGAAGAATTTTTAGCATCCTTTGACAGTAGTGAGAAGACTGGTGTAAAGACATTTGTACGTGGAGGCATTGTGAATGCAACTAAag ATGAACAAACTGCTGAACTGAAGAAGAACAAGCTCTACAGGCCGGCCTCCAAATTTAACCCAGCGTCTCAGAATGTTTCACCAACACCGCCTTCAGAAATCAAAAAGCCT CTtgtcaaaaagaaaacagaggagaagaagaagagcaatcTTGAGCTATTTAAGGAAGAACTAAAgca AATACAGGAGGAACGTGAGGAGAGATATAAAAGGAAGAAAGGTGACCCAGGAGCTAGTTACGCTGACCTGGACACACCTCTGACGCGGCGATCAA TATTTGACGATGACCCTGCCGTACCAGTCACCACCAACCTGTACATCGGCTGTATTAATCCAAAG ATGAATGAGGAGATGCTGTGTAAGGAATTTGGGAAATACGGACCGCTAGCCAGCGTGAAGATCATGTGGCCACGCACGGATGAAGAGCGCACACGTGTCACCAACCGGGGATTTGTGGCCTTCATGACACGAAAGGATGCAGAGAGAGCACTGGCAGCACTAGATG GCAAAGTGGTCATGGGCTTTGAGATGAAATTGGGTTGGGGTAAAGCGGTCCGCATCCCCCCTCAACCGCTCTATACACCTGTTGGGGTCTTAAAAATGTCCACTCCGCCCCCTCCCTCAGGCCTACCATTCAATGCTCAACCCAGAGATCGTTTTCGCAATGATTTCACCAAACCATGGAGTCGTTCAAAGGAGGAATTCGATAAG ACTCTGTCGGAAGCCGTAGTCAAAGTGGTAATCCCAACAGAAAg GCACCTCTTAGGCCTGATTCACAGGATGATAGAGTTTGTGGTACGTGAGGGACCCATGTTCGAAGCCATCATCATGAGTAAAGAGAAGAATAACCCAGAGTTCAG GTTCCTTTTTGACAACAAAAGCCAGGAGCATGTGTACTACCGCTGGAAGCTCTACTCCATCCTGCAG GGTGATTCCCCCAGTGAATGGAGGACCACAGATTTCCGCATGTTCCGAGCGGGGTCCATCTGGAGGCCTCCTCTGCTTAATCCCTATCTCCATGGAGACGAGGAGGGAGGTGAGGAAGAATCATCAATGACTCCAGAAGAAGAACTAAAGAAGGGCCAGTTAAAGACTGA GCACAGGGAGAAGCTGGAAACACTGCTACGGAGTCTGACGCCACGCAGAGATGAGATCGGTGATGCCATGCTGTTCTGCCTGGAGAGAGCAGAGGCAGCAGAAGAGGTGGTGAGCTGCATCACAGAGTCACTCTCCATACTGCAGACGCCGCTACAGAAGAAG GTTGCACGATTGTACCTGGTCTCTGACATTCTGTACAACTCCTGTGCCAAAGTTGCCAACGCATCATATTACAGAAAATA CTTCGAATCCAAGTTACCCCAGATATTTGCAGACATTAGTGAATCCTACAGAAACATACAGGCTCGACTGCAAGCTGAACAGTTTAAG CAAAAGATTATGGGATGTTTCCGGGCGTGGGAAGACTGGGCAGTTTACCCAGAATCTTATCTGATCCAGCTGCAAAACATCTTCCTTGGCCTGGTGAAACCAGGAGAGGAGGTGACtgag GTGAAGTCTCCAGATCTAGATGGTGCACCTCTGGATGGAACAACTATGGATGGCCTGCCATTGGATGGAACACTGTTAGATGGTGCACCATTGGACGGGGCACCACTGGATGATCTGGATGGGTCACCGATGCTCTGGGATCCCAGCTCACTGGATGGTGTGGCTGTGGATGACATTGATGGGGTTCCACTTGGCTCCTCAATAGACGACATTGACGGAGTGCCTT TGGAAGATGCCTCTGATAAATCAAGAAATCTCCCTCACACAAGAGTTGCTCTGTCTAAATGGGAAAGAGTAGATGAGGGTGAGCCTTTAAAAG CAAACACTGAATCTAAATGGGATGTGGCAGAGCGGGACTCAGAAGAGGACATGAATGCAAG CAGCAGAGATGCAAAAAATGGTGAAGACTCTGATGACGATAGCAGTGACGACTCATCCAGTCCTTCAAAGTTTGAGGGGGCCGACTTTAAAAGCTCAGTGACCAGCTTTGAGCTCTCTGAGAGCAAGAGGAGCCAGCTAAGGGAGCTGGAGGTGAGCTGCACCTCCATCTTACCATCTAAG GTGAAGGTGATGAAGTTCCAAGATGAGCTGGAATCAGGGAAGAGAGCTCGGAAATCAGAAATGACAGTccagcagcaggtccagcaCTATAGAAACAAGCTTCTGCAGAAG GAATTTGACAAGGATGAGCAGGAAAAGAGGGACAAGACCCACCAGAAACAGAAGGAGCGGCcaaagaaagaggagagaatGGTGTGGTCCGAAGACCGGAGCAAGACGAGGGAGAAGGACAGGAAGAAAAGGAGTCCAGATCGGGAGAAAAACAGGGACTCACGAGAAAG AACAAAGTCCAGATCTCCCAAGAAGTCAAAGCGTTCCCGGTCTCCATCACCCAGCAAGAAGTCTTGGAGGTCATCGTCCCGCTCGCCTCACCGTTCTCACAAGAAAGCTAAGAAGAGTAAACACTGA
- the LOC114792349 gene encoding U2 snRNP-associated SURP motif-containing protein isoform X4, which produces MADKKGKSVPVKKILTKKEQEEIKKKEEEKAAEVFEEFLASFDSSEKTGVKTFVRGGIVNATKDEQTAELKKNKLYRPASKFNPASQNVSPTPPSEIKKPLVKKKTEEKKKSNLELFKEELKQIQEEREERYKRKKGDPGASYADLDTPLTRRSIFDDDPAVPVTTNLYIGCINPKMNEEMLCKEFGKYGPLASVKIMWPRTDEERTRVTNRGFVAFMTRKDAERALAALDGKVVMGFEMKLGWGKAVRIPPQPLYTPVGVLKMSTPPPPSGLPFNAQPRDRFRNDFTKPWSRSKEEFDKTLSEAVVKVVIPTERHLLGLIHRMIEFVVREGPMFEAIIMSKEKNNPEFRFLFDNKSQEHVYYRWKLYSILQGDSPSEWRTTDFRMFRAGSIWRPPLLNPYLHGDEEGGEEESSMTPEEELKKGQLKTEHREKLETLLRSLTPRRDEIGDAMLFCLERAEAAEEVVSCITESLSILQTPLQKKVARLYLVSDILYNSCAKVANASYYRKYFESKLPQIFADISESYRNIQARLQAEQFKQKIMGCFRAWEDWAVYPESYLIQLQNIFLGLVKPGEEVTEVKSPDLDGAPLDGTTMDGLPLDGTLLDGAPLDGAPLDDLDGSPMLWDPSSLDGVAVDDIDGVPLGSSIDDIDGVPLEDASDKSRNLPHTRVALSKWERVDEGEPLKANTESKWDVAERDSEEDMNASRDAKNGEDSDDDSSDDSSSPSKFEGADFKSSVTSFELSESKRSQLRELEVKVMKFQDELESGKRARKSEMTVQQQVQHYRNKLLQKEFDKDEQEKRDKTHQKQKERPKKEERMVWSEDRSKTREKDRKKRSPDREKNRDSRERTKSRSPKKSKRSRSPSPSKKSWRSSSRSPHRSHKKAKKSKH; this is translated from the exons ATGGCAGACAAAAAAGGGAAATCTGTGCCTGTGAAGAAAATATTAACTAAAAAGGAACAAGAAGAGATCAAGAAgaag GAAGAAGAAAAGGCAGCTGAGGTTTTTGAAGAATTTTTAGCATCCTTTGACAGTAGTGAGAAGACTGGTGTAAAGACATTTGTACGTGGAGGCATTGTGAATGCAACTAAag ATGAACAAACTGCTGAACTGAAGAAGAACAAGCTCTACAGGCCGGCCTCCAAATTTAACCCAGCGTCTCAGAATGTTTCACCAACACCGCCTTCAGAAATCAAAAAGCCT CTtgtcaaaaagaaaacagaggagaagaagaagagcaatcTTGAGCTATTTAAGGAAGAACTAAAgca AATACAGGAGGAACGTGAGGAGAGATATAAAAGGAAGAAAGGTGACCCAGGAGCTAGTTACGCTGACCTGGACACACCTCTGACGCGGCGATCAA TATTTGACGATGACCCTGCCGTACCAGTCACCACCAACCTGTACATCGGCTGTATTAATCCAAAG ATGAATGAGGAGATGCTGTGTAAGGAATTTGGGAAATACGGACCGCTAGCCAGCGTGAAGATCATGTGGCCACGCACGGATGAAGAGCGCACACGTGTCACCAACCGGGGATTTGTGGCCTTCATGACACGAAAGGATGCAGAGAGAGCACTGGCAGCACTAGATG GCAAAGTGGTCATGGGCTTTGAGATGAAATTGGGTTGGGGTAAAGCGGTCCGCATCCCCCCTCAACCGCTCTATACACCTGTTGGGGTCTTAAAAATGTCCACTCCGCCCCCTCCCTCAGGCCTACCATTCAATGCTCAACCCAGAGATCGTTTTCGCAATGATTTCACCAAACCATGGAGTCGTTCAAAGGAGGAATTCGATAAG ACTCTGTCGGAAGCCGTAGTCAAAGTGGTAATCCCAACAGAAAg GCACCTCTTAGGCCTGATTCACAGGATGATAGAGTTTGTGGTACGTGAGGGACCCATGTTCGAAGCCATCATCATGAGTAAAGAGAAGAATAACCCAGAGTTCAG GTTCCTTTTTGACAACAAAAGCCAGGAGCATGTGTACTACCGCTGGAAGCTCTACTCCATCCTGCAG GGTGATTCCCCCAGTGAATGGAGGACCACAGATTTCCGCATGTTCCGAGCGGGGTCCATCTGGAGGCCTCCTCTGCTTAATCCCTATCTCCATGGAGACGAGGAGGGAGGTGAGGAAGAATCATCAATGACTCCAGAAGAAGAACTAAAGAAGGGCCAGTTAAAGACTGA GCACAGGGAGAAGCTGGAAACACTGCTACGGAGTCTGACGCCACGCAGAGATGAGATCGGTGATGCCATGCTGTTCTGCCTGGAGAGAGCAGAGGCAGCAGAAGAGGTGGTGAGCTGCATCACAGAGTCACTCTCCATACTGCAGACGCCGCTACAGAAGAAG GTTGCACGATTGTACCTGGTCTCTGACATTCTGTACAACTCCTGTGCCAAAGTTGCCAACGCATCATATTACAGAAAATA CTTCGAATCCAAGTTACCCCAGATATTTGCAGACATTAGTGAATCCTACAGAAACATACAGGCTCGACTGCAAGCTGAACAGTTTAAG CAAAAGATTATGGGATGTTTCCGGGCGTGGGAAGACTGGGCAGTTTACCCAGAATCTTATCTGATCCAGCTGCAAAACATCTTCCTTGGCCTGGTGAAACCAGGAGAGGAGGTGACtgag GTGAAGTCTCCAGATCTAGATGGTGCACCTCTGGATGGAACAACTATGGATGGCCTGCCATTGGATGGAACACTGTTAGATGGTGCACCATTGGACGGGGCACCACTGGATGATCTGGATGGGTCACCGATGCTCTGGGATCCCAGCTCACTGGATGGTGTGGCTGTGGATGACATTGATGGGGTTCCACTTGGCTCCTCAATAGACGACATTGACGGAGTGCCTT TGGAAGATGCCTCTGATAAATCAAGAAATCTCCCTCACACAAGAGTTGCTCTGTCTAAATGGGAAAGAGTAGATGAGGGTGAGCCTTTAAAAG CAAACACTGAATCTAAATGGGATGTGGCAGAGCGGGACTCAGAAGAGGACATGAATGCAAG CAGAGATGCAAAAAATGGTGAAGACTCTGATGACGATAGCAGTGACGACTCATCCAGTCCTTCAAAGTTTGAGGGGGCCGACTTTAAAAGCTCAGTGACCAGCTTTGAGCTCTCTGAGAGCAAGAGGAGCCAGCTAAGGGAGCTGGAG GTGAAGGTGATGAAGTTCCAAGATGAGCTGGAATCAGGGAAGAGAGCTCGGAAATCAGAAATGACAGTccagcagcaggtccagcaCTATAGAAACAAGCTTCTGCAGAAG GAATTTGACAAGGATGAGCAGGAAAAGAGGGACAAGACCCACCAGAAACAGAAGGAGCGGCcaaagaaagaggagagaatGGTGTGGTCCGAAGACCGGAGCAAGACGAGGGAGAAGGACAGGAAGAAAAGGAGTCCAGATCGGGAGAAAAACAGGGACTCACGAGAAAG AACAAAGTCCAGATCTCCCAAGAAGTCAAAGCGTTCCCGGTCTCCATCACCCAGCAAGAAGTCTTGGAGGTCATCGTCCCGCTCGCCTCACCGTTCTCACAAGAAAGCTAAGAAGAGTAAACACTGA
- the LOC114792349 gene encoding U2 snRNP-associated SURP motif-containing protein isoform X3 encodes MADKKGKSVPVKKILTKKEQEEIKKKEEEKAAEVFEEFLASFDSSEKTGVKTFVRGGIVNATKDEQTAELKKNKLYRPASKFNPASQNVSPTPPSEIKKPLVKKKTEEKKKSNLELFKEELKQIQEEREERYKRKKGDPGASYADLDTPLTRRSIFDDDPAVPVTTNLYIGCINPKMNEEMLCKEFGKYGPLASVKIMWPRTDEERTRVTNRGFVAFMTRKDAERALAALDGKVVMGFEMKLGWGKAVRIPPQPLYTPVGVLKMSTPPPPSGLPFNAQPRDRFRNDFTKPWSRSKEEFDKTLSEAVVKVVIPTERHLLGLIHRMIEFVVREGPMFEAIIMSKEKNNPEFRFLFDNKSQEHVYYRWKLYSILQGDSPSEWRTTDFRMFRAGSIWRPPLLNPYLHGDEEGGEEESSMTPEEELKKGQLKTEHREKLETLLRSLTPRRDEIGDAMLFCLERAEAAEEVVSCITESLSILQTPLQKKVARLYLVSDILYNSCAKVANASYYRKYFESKLPQIFADISESYRNIQARLQAEQFKQKIMGCFRAWEDWAVYPESYLIQLQNIFLGLVKPGEEVTEVKSPDLDGAPLDGTTMDGLPLDGTLLDGAPLDGAPLDDLDGSPMLWDPSSLDGVAVDDIDGVPLGSSIDDIDGVPLEDASDKSRNLPHTRVALSKWERVDEGEPLKANTESKWDVAERDSEEDMNASSRDAKNGEDSDDDSSDDSSSPSKFEGADFKSSVTSFELSESKRSQLRELEVKVMKFQDELESGKRARKSEMTVQQQVQHYRNKLLQKEFDKDEQEKRDKTHQKQKERPKKEERMVWSEDRSKTREKDRKKRSPDREKNRDSRERTKSRSPKKSKRSRSPSPSKKSWRSSSRSPHRSHKKAKKSKH; translated from the exons ATGGCAGACAAAAAAGGGAAATCTGTGCCTGTGAAGAAAATATTAACTAAAAAGGAACAAGAAGAGATCAAGAAgaag GAAGAAGAAAAGGCAGCTGAGGTTTTTGAAGAATTTTTAGCATCCTTTGACAGTAGTGAGAAGACTGGTGTAAAGACATTTGTACGTGGAGGCATTGTGAATGCAACTAAag ATGAACAAACTGCTGAACTGAAGAAGAACAAGCTCTACAGGCCGGCCTCCAAATTTAACCCAGCGTCTCAGAATGTTTCACCAACACCGCCTTCAGAAATCAAAAAGCCT CTtgtcaaaaagaaaacagaggagaagaagaagagcaatcTTGAGCTATTTAAGGAAGAACTAAAgca AATACAGGAGGAACGTGAGGAGAGATATAAAAGGAAGAAAGGTGACCCAGGAGCTAGTTACGCTGACCTGGACACACCTCTGACGCGGCGATCAA TATTTGACGATGACCCTGCCGTACCAGTCACCACCAACCTGTACATCGGCTGTATTAATCCAAAG ATGAATGAGGAGATGCTGTGTAAGGAATTTGGGAAATACGGACCGCTAGCCAGCGTGAAGATCATGTGGCCACGCACGGATGAAGAGCGCACACGTGTCACCAACCGGGGATTTGTGGCCTTCATGACACGAAAGGATGCAGAGAGAGCACTGGCAGCACTAGATG GCAAAGTGGTCATGGGCTTTGAGATGAAATTGGGTTGGGGTAAAGCGGTCCGCATCCCCCCTCAACCGCTCTATACACCTGTTGGGGTCTTAAAAATGTCCACTCCGCCCCCTCCCTCAGGCCTACCATTCAATGCTCAACCCAGAGATCGTTTTCGCAATGATTTCACCAAACCATGGAGTCGTTCAAAGGAGGAATTCGATAAG ACTCTGTCGGAAGCCGTAGTCAAAGTGGTAATCCCAACAGAAAg GCACCTCTTAGGCCTGATTCACAGGATGATAGAGTTTGTGGTACGTGAGGGACCCATGTTCGAAGCCATCATCATGAGTAAAGAGAAGAATAACCCAGAGTTCAG GTTCCTTTTTGACAACAAAAGCCAGGAGCATGTGTACTACCGCTGGAAGCTCTACTCCATCCTGCAG GGTGATTCCCCCAGTGAATGGAGGACCACAGATTTCCGCATGTTCCGAGCGGGGTCCATCTGGAGGCCTCCTCTGCTTAATCCCTATCTCCATGGAGACGAGGAGGGAGGTGAGGAAGAATCATCAATGACTCCAGAAGAAGAACTAAAGAAGGGCCAGTTAAAGACTGA GCACAGGGAGAAGCTGGAAACACTGCTACGGAGTCTGACGCCACGCAGAGATGAGATCGGTGATGCCATGCTGTTCTGCCTGGAGAGAGCAGAGGCAGCAGAAGAGGTGGTGAGCTGCATCACAGAGTCACTCTCCATACTGCAGACGCCGCTACAGAAGAAG GTTGCACGATTGTACCTGGTCTCTGACATTCTGTACAACTCCTGTGCCAAAGTTGCCAACGCATCATATTACAGAAAATA CTTCGAATCCAAGTTACCCCAGATATTTGCAGACATTAGTGAATCCTACAGAAACATACAGGCTCGACTGCAAGCTGAACAGTTTAAG CAAAAGATTATGGGATGTTTCCGGGCGTGGGAAGACTGGGCAGTTTACCCAGAATCTTATCTGATCCAGCTGCAAAACATCTTCCTTGGCCTGGTGAAACCAGGAGAGGAGGTGACtgag GTGAAGTCTCCAGATCTAGATGGTGCACCTCTGGATGGAACAACTATGGATGGCCTGCCATTGGATGGAACACTGTTAGATGGTGCACCATTGGACGGGGCACCACTGGATGATCTGGATGGGTCACCGATGCTCTGGGATCCCAGCTCACTGGATGGTGTGGCTGTGGATGACATTGATGGGGTTCCACTTGGCTCCTCAATAGACGACATTGACGGAGTGCCTT TGGAAGATGCCTCTGATAAATCAAGAAATCTCCCTCACACAAGAGTTGCTCTGTCTAAATGGGAAAGAGTAGATGAGGGTGAGCCTTTAAAAG CAAACACTGAATCTAAATGGGATGTGGCAGAGCGGGACTCAGAAGAGGACATGAATGCAAG CAGCAGAGATGCAAAAAATGGTGAAGACTCTGATGACGATAGCAGTGACGACTCATCCAGTCCTTCAAAGTTTGAGGGGGCCGACTTTAAAAGCTCAGTGACCAGCTTTGAGCTCTCTGAGAGCAAGAGGAGCCAGCTAAGGGAGCTGGAG GTGAAGGTGATGAAGTTCCAAGATGAGCTGGAATCAGGGAAGAGAGCTCGGAAATCAGAAATGACAGTccagcagcaggtccagcaCTATAGAAACAAGCTTCTGCAGAAG GAATTTGACAAGGATGAGCAGGAAAAGAGGGACAAGACCCACCAGAAACAGAAGGAGCGGCcaaagaaagaggagagaatGGTGTGGTCCGAAGACCGGAGCAAGACGAGGGAGAAGGACAGGAAGAAAAGGAGTCCAGATCGGGAGAAAAACAGGGACTCACGAGAAAG AACAAAGTCCAGATCTCCCAAGAAGTCAAAGCGTTCCCGGTCTCCATCACCCAGCAAGAAGTCTTGGAGGTCATCGTCCCGCTCGCCTCACCGTTCTCACAAGAAAGCTAAGAAGAGTAAACACTGA